The genomic region CTGATGATGACGTGCTTGATATCGCGAGCAAAGAAGGTTGTCTACTCATTACTTCAGATAAAGATTTTGGTGAATTGGTTTTCCGATTGCAACGGATAACAGCAGGCGTGATTCTAGTCAGGTTAGCTGGGACTTTACTTGATGTGAAAGTAGAAATTATTTCACGCGCGATCGCCACCTATGCTGAACAACTTTCTTGTGCTTTTACAGTCATCTCTCGAAGTTCTATTCGCATTCGCAAACTCCTTTGATTAGAATTCCATGCAACAGAGCCTACGACTGTCGAGCCTCCTTTACCCCTGTAACTCTCTGCTCCCTATTCCCTTCTACTAAAACTTGAGAAAAATGGGAACAAAATTTATGAACGAACAGAGGTTTTTCGGCACAAAATTAAGGTGGATTAACTAGATATTTATACAAATTATCAAAAACCGCGTCAGCAGCAAGAGGGCTTTCAGTAGTCCATGCAAAAATATCGACAAGATAAACCCGGCCATTCTGAACAGCGTTGAGCTTTTTCCAAAGAGGTTTTTGTTTTAAGCTTTTATAAGCTTCTGTATGTCCGAATTCAGAAGCTAAAATAAATAAAATATCGCCATCCAATAGCTCCAGCCTTTCTTCAGAAATTGCTTCTATCGAACCACCATCAATAGAAATATTTTGTGCTGGAGGTCTTTGCAAATCTAATTCCTCGAATATAGAGCCTATAAATGAATTTTTAGCATAAGTGTATGCTCTTCGACCGTTATCATAGATGCCAGCAACAGAAATAGTTTTATCTTTATAACGATTACCAATAGCTGCTTTTAGATCTTTTATTTGCTGATTGTAATGATTCCAAACTTGTTGTGCTTCTGCTTCTCTGTTCAGTACTTTGGCGGTGATAGTGAATGCCTCTTTCCAGTTTTCGACTAAATCATCAAATGAAAACGCTACTGTAGGGGCAATTTGAGAAAGTAGAGGGTAAACCGCTTCAACAGCAGGCTCCCAAGCCAGAATCAAGTCAGGCTCAAGTTGGAGAATTTTTTCTAAATTAATATTAAATAATTGCCCTACACTCGCAATTTCTTCTACTTTGTCACCAAGAAAGGATTTATCGCTTAAAAAGGTTCTCAGTTCCTCAATTCCCCAAACGCTGCTACCAATTGGTTTGACACCCAAAGCAAGTGCATTGCTCAAGAGTGTTCTTGAAACAGTGATTACCCGTTTGGGATTGTTCGGGATACACGTTTCACCTATTGCATGTTGCACTATTCGGCAGGAAACTGAGAGTGGTTTGGGAGTCAGTACACTAGTATGGTTAATGGCTGAGTTGGTGCAGGCTGAAATGAGGGCTACTGTGAATAAGGTTAGTAGAAACAACCACATTCTCTCCCATACTTTTCTCTTATAAGGATTACTGTTGGACACAGGTTCCGTTCCTTGTTATTGATTAATCGCTTATCAAGCAACTTTTGAAAAGAATGAAAAATTGTTTGTACCTTAGCGAAAGATTGGAATTGAATCAGAACTCCCACGAAATTGTTCCCTGCACTGTGAATGGAGTACCACGATAAACCCGAAGCGTGCTGAGCGCAGATTCAAAATAATCCACGTCAAATAAATTTCTGAAATTGAGGGCAGCACGGAACCGATCGCGTCTGTAGAAAATCGATGCATCTGTCCGCAGATAGCTTGGCAATTCAACGCTGTTTTCTAAATCTATCTGTCGCTCTCCAACGAAGAATAATCCTAAACCAACTCCAAGACCTTGCAAATCTCCTGATGGGATCTCATAACTTGTCCAGAGGCTGAAGGCATTTTCAGGAACATTGTTTAATCGATTTCCAGTGGGGATGGCATTGTCTTCGGTTACTCTGGCGTCAGTGTAGACATAACCTGCAAGAATGCTCCATCCTGGCAAAATTTCGCCCTGAAGGTTGAGTTCTATCCCTCGACTACTTTGTTCTCCTGTCTGAATCGAAAATTCATCTGGGGGTACATCAGGTCTATTGTCAGGCGTCAAGACATTGCTACGGGTTAGGTCGTAGAAGGCAAGGGTTGCTGAGAGTTGATCATTGATATCCGCTTTGACCCCTACTTCATATTGGGTACCACGTTCAGGTTGAAACAAATCACCCTCAAATGTCGTGCCACTTAATGGAGTAAAAGAACGGCTGTAGCTGGCGTAGAGCGCGATAGGCTCAATGGGCTGATAGACAATCCCAATGCGGGGAGAGAAGGCGTCGCTCGTTTGACGGGTTTCTGTACCTACTACAAAATCACGATTGGTTTCCGTAGATAGATCAAATCTTCCACCTAGCAAGAGGTTGAGATTGTCTGTCAGAGTTACCTGATCTTGCATATAGATTCCTAAAGTGCTCCGGTAAAAACCTCCATTAAAAGCAAGGGAGAAAGGACTAAGCGGTTGTTCATAGACAGGATTAAACAAATCGATTGGTGCAGCAGTACCTGTAAATAGCTCTACGGTTCGGGTAAACTCACCCCAATCAACTCCAAAGACTAGCTGATGTTCAATTGAACCGGTTGTAAAATTGCCAATCAGATTGACATTGAAATCGTAGACGTTTGTATCGGTACCAATAAGGCTCTGAGTCACACGATTTAGGGTTCGGTTGTCAGCGTCAAGACTGGCAGGAAAAACATAGAAGCTATCGTCAGAATTAAAGTTTGCTGCTCTCCACTGAAATGCCTGTTGGATTAACCAGTTGTCGCTAAACTGATGCTCTAGCCGATAGCCTAATCTACTAATTCTGCTATCAAAAGCAGTGTCTGGTTCTCCAACATTCCGATCGCGAGGAATGTCGCCATTAGGGTTTGGCAGCACCGTACCTACTGCTGGCAAACCTGGATCAACAAATGTGCTTCTGTCTGTGTACTCACCCTCTAGGTTAAGGCGAGTGCGCTCACCGAGAGAAAAACTGATAACGGGTGCAATCGAAAATTGATTGGCGTTGAAAAAATCGACAAAACTTCCTCTGTCTAGATAGGCTGCATTGAGCCGATACAATATTGTTCTGGAGTCGTTTAACGGTCCTGATAAGTCAATCGCACCTCGGTAGAATTCGTAACTGCCAACGGTAGCATCAACAGCGTAGAAGGGATCTCTGAGAGGTTGTTTCGTTACCAAGTTGATGGTTCCCCCTGGATTAGCCAGTCCATAGAGGACAGATGCTGGACCTAGCAACACTTCAATCCTTTCAATATTAGGGGCTAAATCCACCACTGTAGCCCCACTTTCTCTCAACCCATTTCTGAGAATATTGTTGCCGTCAGAAGCGTTGGTCTCAAAGCCGCGGATCACAAAATCGGAAGCGTTAAGTCTTGAACTACCAAATACTGGAAGTACTCCAGGAACATTTTCCAGGGCTTCGTTGATTTGAGTGACATTTCGATCGCGCAACACCTCTTGCGGCACAACTTGAATCGATTGAGGAATATCGCGTAGCGGTGTATCTGTCCGCGTCGCAGTCGATGCACTCGACGGGTTATATCCCTCATCCTGCTCTCCCGTCACTACGATCTCAATTGTGTCTTCCTCTGTAACTTCTCCAGTATCACCCACTGTTACAGATAGAACTAACCCTTGTGCTTCTGCCGTCACCTCAGCCACAGGCGGCGCATCCGTCCCCGTAATCGTGACTTGTACTCTGTCACCTGGTAGACTGGTCGCACTTACCAGCGCAATACCCTCAACCGGATTTACTTGAGAAAACTCTTGGGCGATCGCTGCATTGGGAATATCTGCAATCAGTGTATTATCTATTATCTGAGTTTCCGGCACTTCCAGCGCACCATTTGCGATTTCTAGCACCACCTGCAATCCTGTTTCGGTTGCTTCTACGCGCACATTGGTAATTTGCACTAGCGACGCTTCAATTTGAGCCACCCAATCTTTGAGCGTGGTAGCAGGTTGCTTTAATTCGCTTAGTTGGGGAATCTCAGCAACGGATAAGGGCAATTCAGACACTCGGCGATCGCGTTGACCGTTTAACTCATCACTCTCTCGCTCTTGCTGTGTCCACCCAGGTAATGCTAACGCACCGACCAAACTTCCCGACACCACTATCAACGCCAACCGCGCCAGAACTAGAAACCACAACACGCGCATCTCAATCACTCTCACACCAATGAATCTGTTCTATTGCCACTCATTCTTAATAGCGATAGAGAGTAGTGTAGAGA from Gloeocapsopsis sp. IPPAS B-1203 harbors:
- a CDS encoding DUF5615 family PIN-like protein; this encodes DDDVLDIASKEGCLLITSDKDFGELVFRLQRITAGVILVRLAGTLLDVKVEIISRAIATYAEQLSCAFTVISRSSIRIRKLL
- a CDS encoding iron-siderophore ABC transporter substrate-binding protein, producing MSNALALGVKPIGSSVWGIEELRTFLSDKSFLGDKVEEIASVGQLFNINLEKILQLEPDLILAWEPAVEAVYPLLSQIAPTVAFSFDDLVENWKEAFTITAKVLNREAEAQQVWNHYNQQIKDLKAAIGNRYKDKTISVAGIYDNGRRAYTYAKNSFIGSIFEELDLQRPPAQNISIDGGSIEAISEERLELLDGDILFILASEFGHTEAYKSLKQKPLWKKLNAVQNGRVYLVDIFAWTTESPLAADAVFDNLYKYLVNPP
- a CDS encoding TonB-dependent siderophore receptor, producing the protein MRVLWFLVLARLALIVVSGSLVGALALPGWTQQERESDELNGQRDRRVSELPLSVAEIPQLSELKQPATTLKDWVAQIEASLVQITNVRVEATETGLQVVLEIANGALEVPETQIIDNTLIADIPNAAIAQEFSQVNPVEGIALVSATSLPGDRVQVTITGTDAPPVAEVTAEAQGLVLSVTVGDTGEVTEEDTIEIVVTGEQDEGYNPSSASTATRTDTPLRDIPQSIQVVPQEVLRDRNVTQINEALENVPGVLPVFGSSRLNASDFVIRGFETNASDGNNILRNGLRESGATVVDLAPNIERIEVLLGPASVLYGLANPGGTINLVTKQPLRDPFYAVDATVGSYEFYRGAIDLSGPLNDSRTILYRLNAAYLDRGSFVDFFNANQFSIAPVISFSLGERTRLNLEGEYTDRSTFVDPGLPAVGTVLPNPNGDIPRDRNVGEPDTAFDSRISRLGYRLEHQFSDNWLIQQAFQWRAANFNSDDSFYVFPASLDADNRTLNRVTQSLIGTDTNVYDFNVNLIGNFTTGSIEHQLVFGVDWGEFTRTVELFTGTAAPIDLFNPVYEQPLSPFSLAFNGGFYRSTLGIYMQDQVTLTDNLNLLLGGRFDLSTETNRDFVVGTETRQTSDAFSPRIGIVYQPIEPIALYASYSRSFTPLSGTTFEGDLFQPERGTQYEVGVKADINDQLSATLAFYDLTRSNVLTPDNRPDVPPDEFSIQTGEQSSRGIELNLQGEILPGWSILAGYVYTDARVTEDNAIPTGNRLNNVPENAFSLWTSYEIPSGDLQGLGVGLGLFFVGERQIDLENSVELPSYLRTDASIFYRRDRFRAALNFRNLFDVDYFESALSTLRVYRGTPFTVQGTISWEF